The window CTTGTTCAGAGCATAGACGACGGGAATATAGCTGCGGCTCTTGGCTTCCAGAATGTCAATCAGGTCGTCAATTGTGGCATCGCATCGAATGGAGATATCGGCAGACGAAATTTTGTACTCATTCATCACGGCTTTGATCTCCTGTGCTTGTAAGTTAGCATTGTCGTGACATTCCCTCGTCAGGAACTTGCCTCCGGGGTGATATTCGTCAACGGCACGGTGCTCGTGATCGCAATCCCgcccttgtccttcttcttgaacaaGATGTTGGGTGGTGATTTGTTGATTCGAATGCCGAATCCCTCCAATTCATTCTCGATGACCCGTTTGTCGACCAAGGGCTTGTTCACGTCGAGAACGATGAAGATCAGATTGCAAGTCTTGGCTACTGCAATGACCTGTCGACCACGACCTTTGCCGTCTTTGGCACCTTGGATAATACCCGGCAGATCAAGAATTTGAATCTTAGCACCGTTGTACATGACCTGACCGGGGACAGTCGTGAGGGTCGTGAACTCATAGGCCGCAGCTATAAAGGCACGTTAGAAATCGACTACCTCATATGGAATTCTTCCAAACCCACCTTCCGAGTGCTGGCCTGTCAGTCTGCTCATCAAAGTACTCTTGCCGACGGATGGAAAACCGATAAAGCCACTAGATTCTCATGAGTCTGGTTTTTCCATCAATAAAGATTCCAGCGAAAACCTACACACTCGCAACACCAGTCCGCGCGACATCGAAACCAGCTGAAAATCTCCCATGTTAGCCATTGACTTGTCGCTCGTGCCAGGTATGAAGACGAgactcaccaccaccaccgccaccactGCTTGTCGGAGTCAAAAGCTCTCGCTTCAGCTTAGCAAGTTTTGCCTTCAGCTGGCCTGCGCCGATTGTCAGTCCCGCCTCAGTACTCGAAACTGCCAGTATTCCTCTGCGAGCATACCCAAGTGGAAGGAGGTGTTTTTGTTCTTCTGAGTCCGAGCCATCTCGGACTCGACCTCTTTGATCTGAAAGcacgaaaaaaaaaccattGTCAGTGGCGGAAGAGGGTCAAAAAAGGGCCATGGCACGAACCTTTTCAATGGTGGTCGACATTTTGGCGGTTTAGCCACGCAGTGCTTGTTGAAACAGAAGATGTAATGCAAAGACGCAGACCAGACTGGAATGCGTCTCTCTCAGCTGTGCAGTGAGGGTGAAGTGTGTCTGTCTTGGTGGAGTGTGAAGAACGACAATCTTTGAATTCCCTTAGTCAGGGCGGGGTGAAGGCCTCAGGCATGAATTATGTCATACTTCAGCCTGAGTCGCGAGGCATCAATAGCGTTATCGCCTTATCGGTCAGAGGCAATGCTTTCTTTCACTTTGAATCGATTGAAAGACGAGCTACCTTATTCCATTGCAGTGTCTGATCCCGGTCACAGCAGGGCAGAAACCCCAGTTCAAGCTCCCTGTCATCTACTGCCCTATTCAATCTCGCCGTCGGTCGTTCGTTCCTTCCCTTCGAAGGGTCCTGGCCATTCTGAAGCGATTCGTGAAATTGAACACCCGCGAACAACGCCCACCTCCCTCGGCGCACGAGCCATGCCATTCATCGACAGCAATCCCAGCTCACCATCTGGCGCCACCAAAGATGGTGTTTCTTTCGAGAAGCTGGTGCAAGATCTCAGCGCCGCACTGGGATCAAGTTCGGGGCTCGACTCGGACGATGTCGACCCGGTGGACATCCAAAAGCTGATGGATGGATATGTCTCCAACGAAGCAGAATGGGGCCCTTATGCTTTGGGTGATATCAGCCGGACGTACACACGGAACTTGATTGACGAGGGGAATGGTAAAAGCAATCTGGTGAGTTTAACGGCAGTTGTGCGCAGATAGGTATGAATGTGCTAAGTTAAATACATTGCTTCAGTTGATACTCGTTTGGAGCCCTGGGAAAGGCAGCGCAATCCATGACCACGCCAATGCGCACTGCGTGATGAAGGCAAGCAGTCTCCCAAGTCCAACTAAATTGCCTTGACTAACCCATATATCCGCTTAGATTCTCAAGGGCAAGCTCCAGGAAACCCTATACTCGTGGCCagacaaggagaagatcgagcacGGACAGACCTCGCCGCCGCAGATCACGAAAGAGACCAATTTTGGCGAGAACCAAGTTACCTACATGTCTGACAAGGTAAATTACTCTCCCCTCGAACATGGACAACAAAGTTAACAGATCAAACCCAGCTTGGTCTCCACCGGATCTCCAATCCTGACCCTGATAATTTTGCCATCTCGTTGCACCGTACGTCTACCCTCCTATTCATAATACGTGGATCATGAAAGACATGAAAGCTGATAATGAAGTAGTGTATACCCCTCCAAACGCCGCAATTCACGGCTTCTGTCTCTACGACGAAAAGACCGGCAAAGCAAAGCACATCAAGCAGAGCAACTTCTACTCCTTCCGCGGTCTACGCTACAAGGACGAAAATGGAGCCTAGATCTCTGCTCTAGCTTTGGTCCTTCCGTTTCTTTCTCGGGATTGGCAACTGTATTCTATTCTCgtctttccttttcttcctctgtATTCTTATTCCCTGCAAATACTTTCTTGCGCGATACCACTGACACCCGTTGGCGTTTACCTTGGCTGGTTCTGGCTCTGTGCATTCTCGTGGCTGGATGATTCTCCGTTTTCCTTGCTCCTAGGTTATTTTCTTTGCACTATCCTTACAGACTTGGTGTTTCTTGTGAATAGAGATAGAAGTTCGGTCCTAGCATTAACACTAGCATTAGACGAAAGCATTGATACTCCATTTGCATTCGAAGGGCACATCAGTCTTGgttctcttctctcccttcaCTATGTAGCATCGATACCATTATCCCAATATCAGAACAAGCAAGTTTCTTCCACACATCCAGCTGTTATCCTATCCTATGCAACTTCGGAATAAATACATTCAGTACTGAAACAATGCGATATCCCTACCAACTTCCATCCACAATTAATCCAACAACTACTTACCCCCATCATCGGCCTCACTCCTCCTCCCACCCTCCGGACCAGCACCTGCTTGATCTGCACGACTTGCCCAGGCAACAAGCCCACTAAGCGAATGCTCTGGATCAGCGAGAACCTCGGACTgccggcggcgcagctcctcgagccGGACGAGGGGATTCTGTAGATCGCCACAATAAGTACGTTgctcggaggaggtgagAAAACGCATCAGCTGTAACACCCACCCAGTCCTCCTGGTTAGGGACGCCCTCCGCATTCGGCAGGGCCATGCCGGTATCcccgtcatcttcatcttcttcgccgaaAAAGGAGCGGCGGATTGGCGCGGGTGTTACGGGTAGACTGGGGCGTTCGACTTCGGTGGGGAAGTCGGTGAGCTTGATgctgggtctgctggatgcTGGGACGGGGATATGATCCGTTGCTGTGGTGGGTGGACTAGATCCGGAGCCTGATATCACTTGTGTTGAGCCGCGGCGCGCTTGTTGCATTGATTGCATGTACCGCTGGATATCCGGGTCCTCGTCCCACGCGTTGGAGCGAGTGTATGAGCCCCAGCTTTCGGACGCTTGCGTCGCGGATTGAGGGGACAGTGAGGGCTCCATAGCAGACCTTGTTGAGCCAGTGCCTAGCTCAGGGACTGGGTTTGAAGATGAAACTTCAGGGCGTGGAGACTCCTCCGCAAAAACGCGGGTCGGTTTCGGTGCGCGGCCCTCCCAGGGGAACAGCTGTGCGAGCTTTTGTGGTTCTGGTCTAGTCACAGGCACTTGGTAGTACATATTCCTCGGGGCTTCTGGGTACGATGGAGGAGGCTGGAAGAGCTCGGTATCTTTCGACATGGTATATGTCTTCTGTTGTAAGCTGATCCCTTCAGGCTTGGAATTCAATGGCGGAGGCTCCCTGTCATGTGTAAGCATGGCCACCGTGGGCAAATATCACGCAAGTTTCATACCGTGATGCATCCCATTCTGTCGTGGGGGCTTCAAATACCGAcgatgttggtgttggagatggaggtCGTTGTTCCGGTTCATCCACTGGTGGCACAGACGTCGTCGATGGTGGTTGCTGGATGCCATGTTCTTGGGGTATATGATGCGTATGTGCTGGCTGGTTTTGTACTTCATGACTTGGTTGGGTTTCATGCGAAATGACAGGCGCTGATGCATGGGGCAATGACGGAATATAAGTCGAGACATGCTCTTCTCCCCGTACATATTGGGGTACGACACTCAAAACAGGAACTGGGAGTGACACTATCGGGGCTGTGCTGTCTCCAGGGGCTTCGTGATGAAAACTGGCGGGGACATCTGGAGAATGAACCTGATGTGGCTCTGGCCACTCATCCCGAAATAGAGCAAGTCCGCTTGTAGGACGGCGAGTTCTCTTGACTGGTCCGGTGCCTGTCCGCATCTCCGCAGCAGACACATGACGGCCGCCTGATGAATAGGACTGGGGATTGTTAGGCAGGTGCGTGGTTACCTAAACACATAATCAGCCGACATCAATACTCTGAGGAACAAACCAAACTGACAAAAGGCGGGCGGTAATGCTTGTCGTAGATACCCCACCAATGGGCCAGAAGCTGATTATATGGCGACTCAAGCGGAGCCACCTGTCTGGGCAAGGTCCACGGCTTCTGGGCGCCAATGAAGTGGATCAGACTGATGGTGCTCTGGAAATGCTTGTAGGCCGGGATATACTGGTAATTAGCGCTCGGGGTACAGTTATATGTAAAGCTCAATCGGTGCCAGTTCTTGAAGTGCATATTAAGCAGTCCTTGGTCAGCGCCATCGAAGCTGATGCCTCGCTCAGCGAGCGCCTTCAGGGCATAGTAGTCCTGCAAGTTGGGTCGGAGAGCCATGACTCCGCTATTGAAGCAATCCGGCCAGCCGACGTCCGGTGCAGCGGCAAAGTTTGCTTCCAGAGACAGAAGCTCGTCGGGGGCTCGCATAGCCACGACATCGCAGTCGATATACACAATGTGACGATACTGGGTCAGTCGCCAGAGCTCAATCTTAGTGAATGTCGTGATCAGGTCGGGACGATCCATGAGCCAGAGATTGGCGGGCGTGCTGTTCGCTATTGAGTGCACTGGGACCAGTTCATCGTAGACCGTCTTGACACATAACGTCAGCTTTTGGCCAAGAACCCTCTCCAACAACACATACCCTTAGTTCATTGACCGTCGCTTCCTGTAGTGTACTCGGAGTGAAAAGCGCCACCAGCTTCGCCTTGGTGCCATTGTCACGCAAGGAATGGGCCAGGACCATAGCACCTGGCCAAGTCAGCAATCACCATACAAACACCATCGAGAAGCAATTTCTCACCCGGTACATAATGATCACTCAAGAGAAGCTACCGTCGTCATTGCTGCATCAGCCAACAGGACTAAGTGGAGGCAGGCCAAAGGGGCCAAACTGACCGTGCAGTAGACAGCATCACCGTCGGAGTCCATCGCGCCGATTGCCCCTCAACTCGAGGGAAGCAACAATCGAATCCTCCGGTCGGGACGAAACTCGCAGAAAATGAAAGGAcacaaaggagaagaaacaagggGGGGGGTAGTATCAAAGAAAAGCGATATAGGAGGGGCGTGGGTATATTTAACCCAGAAGTTGTTATTCTTTCGCCGTGACCGCCGCCGTTCAGACCGGGCCTGCCCGTCAACAACAGCTCGCTGTGGTGGCACCTGGGCCCGACGCAGGTTCAAGCAGACGAAAACGATAGGCCTTCACAGGTGCTGCATCGTATTCGGATGGCTTGTGCGAGGGGTACCTGGTCAATGTGGCGATcaggggagagagggtgCGGAGCGGAGAggatgggggagggaaagCTCGGAGGAGAGCTTGAGTGGGTCAAGACCAGACGGGAAGATCCAGTGGATCGAATGAGTAGACAACAAACACCAAAACAAcacgaggaagaaagaaaagaaaggccGTGAAACCagtgagagagaggagaagctaagggagagagagaagctAACGGTGCCGATCTCGACCTTTCCCCTCACCGAGTGCATCACGGACTTTGACCGCATTCTACCTTGGGCAAGGGTGTACTATACACTACGTTTATGAGGGAATAATGTATGCCCGAAATAATAGTTAATGCTTTACCTGAAACACACCACAACACGGGACAAGCCCCGCGATACCTAGTCGTACAAGATCCGGACGCCAGCCCGTCATGACAAACACGTAAAGATAAACGTCAATAAGAAAAGTCATTCGTTATCATTCTCCGGTCATTTCCACCCTCATCGACGAACAGTCACCTTGGCACTTGGGTACGCCGCCTGAATAGCAACCCCAACAtcctgcttctcgcccagAGCAGCCCActcgatggccttctcgatggccGCACGGCTCTCCGTCTCAACGGGGGTCCAATGGCCCGACTCCGGGAGCATCACGACCTGGCTACCAGTCACCAGGTAGTCGGCAATGCCATCGAGACAGATGTGTGGGTCGAGCGCAATGTCCTTCTGGCCCCAGATGATCGTCGAGCTGGCCTGGAGCACTCCGGGAGCCTCCTCGTCAAAGAGACCGGTTCCGCTGCTGGTCCGGCGCAGATCGTGCCCTCCCCCAAGACTGTGCAAGCTGGTGATGGTCTCGAGGGATTTCTGCCAGCGCTGAATGGCCGCACCGTCGCGGTAATAACTCACCTTGTGGTTCAGCGCCGTGTATACGTGCTTGTCGCGGAGGGTAGCCGGGTATGTATCCCCCGATGCGGTCTCGGTCCGGCTCTCTGCGGCGGAGGGGCCCATGCCGCTGGCCATGGACTCGGCTGCGTCGACCGAAGTGAGTTCGGCGTTGCCAGTGGATGCTTTGTGGATGCCCTTCATCAGGGAGTAATTGCCGCCGAGCATGAAGTACTCGACAATGGGGAAAGGCAATTGGAATGCGAAAATGTATCCGGACAGAACCAGCTGGCGGAACAAGGGGCCCAGGGAGCGAAATGCTTGGACTAGCGGGGTGCGGGATTGGAGAGGAGAGCGCAAGGCGGTCTTGAACATCTTGAGGGACGAGGAGAGCAAGCGGCGGATATTGGATTCAGCCAAATGCACCTGCGAGGAGTTAGCCATCACCATCGAAGAGAGGGGTCAATTGTAGAACTCACCAATGGCCCATTGGTCAGGATGAATCGATGGGCCAGGGACGGCGCCTCAGCAGCAAGCCGCATAGACACCAGGCATCCCCAATCATGCCCAACGACAAtaaccttcttcttgttgctcTCCTCGCCTTGATCCACCCCATATTGAACCCGCAGCGCCACAATGAGCTCCGTCACTTTTTCATAGACATTCGTCGCCGAGTACGTGTCCAGATCATCGGTGCCTCCATAGCCCGGCAGATCAATGGCAACAAGAgtcgccgtcttctgcaGAGAGGGCGAGCTTATGAGTTGTCGCCATACCGCCCAGCTATCGGGGAAGCCATGCACGAGGATGACCAAAGGCTTGGAGGATTTCAAGGCGGCGGGCGTGGCCGGGGTGTCGTTGCTAACGAAATGGAATTTGAAGCTGCTGCGGAGGGTTATCATGTGGTGAGACAGGCCAGACCAGTCTTTAGAGAGGTTCCAGAGTCGATCACGAGCTAGAATGAAGAAGTGGCGCGTATCAGCGATGAATTACTTCATGGTTGGGTGTCTAGGGCCTTAGGACggtggggagggggaaaTATCGTCGTGACGGAAACTGTAGAGCTGTAGCAGCACTCACCAAGTTCAAGCTCCAACTTCTCTTTCTCTGATGCCCGCTGGAAGAAGGTCCCCTGCTTGATAGCAATGCAGCCGTAGAGCACTACCGTGAAGAAGCCATAGGCAAGGGCAGCGGCCCAGGTGAGAGAGCGGGTCACGAAGCTCCCCATGATGGAATCCTACTCAGTAGCACGAAGAcagatggagagaaaaggggGTGTGAGGGGggcagacgaggaggatttAAAAGCAAACGAGAGCTCACTAGCTGCTGATTCGCACGTCATGTGGTTAGTCAGCCCATTTGGAGATGCTCCGTGCATCAACTGGAACTATACGACTCGAAACAACAGACAGGACAGGCAACACaatgataataataataatcatggaTCCCAACGCCAAGTAGTCCCCTCTCCACCTGCGCATTGAGCTATGGAggtggaaaagaaaagagaagaaaaaagggtATTAACACACTGTGCGTCGATGCAGGCACAACAGCACCGAAGAACTAAACAAAGCTGCAGGAGGACCTCAACAAGCAAAGAGTATATACATGACACCATCTATAAAGAGAAAGCGATGAGGGCAAATCTCACAGGGAGAAGCCTAATTGTTCTCTCCGGTCATCCACCAGCCGTCCGTATCTGCAGGGGGCGACTAGTTAGCAACGAGGCTCGCGCAACTACCGAGGCCCGCGGGGAAAAGATCATCACTTACTCGAGGAGTAGCCGGAAGAACCAAACCTCCAAATCTTCTTTACGGAGCACTTGTTGCGCCCAGCGCTGACCCTGGGTCGCAATCTGAGGCGCAGCCCTCTTGCCGTCGTCCTCCTGGGCGAAATACCGCATGCTCTCCACGTATTCGTCCCCCTTCAGGCTCAGGGGCACATAGTGCACCCATGGTTTGAGCCACTCATCGTGCCACTCGCGGAAGATGGCAATCTTGTAGACGAAGCTGTTGCTGAGCAGGAACGCGTAGAACCGGCCACTGAACGCATTGCCGTCCACATCGACCAGGAATTTATAGGCCCAGGCATCCTGCTGCCCGGCCGCTTTCACTATGTCAAAGTATTCCGTCTGGGCATGGCAGTCCTCGGGATCGCACTGCCCGACGAAGGTAAACTTGACATCAAACAGATCGCGGTACGTGTCCCGGCTGACCTCCTGCGACGCCCACTGGTTGCCCTCCTGTCGGGCAAGGATCTTGGCCGAGCCAAAGGGGCTAATCGTGTCGACAAACTGCTGTCGGTGCTGACGACGCCAGCCGCCGGCACGCGAAAAACCGCCGGTCGTCGAGCCGCGCCAGTACATCCGGTCCGATTTAGCCTCCCAGGCGATATCCTTGCGCTCTTCGTACGACACTTTGTCGGCGAAGTACCAGGGACTCGGGTAGAGAATGTCCTGGAAACTGGAAATTTTGCTTTGTGAGAAGATAGGAAACAAGTCGTGGACGATATCAAACGCATTGGGTCGGTCAAAGAATCCGTAGGTGTTGCGAAGGGACGGGGTGTGACAGATATCGGAGAAGGCCGTGGTGTTGTAAATAAATCCCAGCTCGCCGTGCGCGTAAGACCCGACTTCGTCCATGggatcttcctcgagcgAGCGTGCGGGACTATCCGCGGGGCAGGAGTTGCGCGAGTGTGTCCAGGTCGGCTGGTGCGCAAATCGATTGAAGCGGGTAGTGCGCACCTCGTCAATGCGATCGCCCTTGTTGAGATCGGAAGCCCGAGTAGACCACGAATTGGTGGGAGACGTGCTCGTGAAGGCGGCGGGAATCACCTGGTCCTTGGCCTTCTGCACCAGCCGCTGAAGATCCTCCGTGGGGATGACCACACGTGGCTCGTCGTGCATGTTGAagaccagatccatgtcCGGGAGGTACTTGACAAACTGTGCCATCATGCCGACCGTGGTGTCGCGCTGCCACTTGCGATCGTCACCGCCACCGTCCGTGAAGGAGACCTTGCCGTCGCGAATCAAGACGCCAATCACCGCATTGTCGAACCCCAAGGCCTCTCGTGCGCGTGCGCGAATCGTTCCGGGCGGGAGACCCCAGAAGGGTAGGAGGGAATGGTAGATGGAGTCGAATTCGTCGACAAGCTGGACGCCCTTGGATTTGGCAAACTCGAACCACTTGTCGAAGTGTGGTGGCGGGTGCATCTTGTAGCGGCGCTCGTACTCCTTcacggcctcggccagggtCTTGGATTGGTGGAAGCGCACATCGTCAAAAGACTGCTGCGCGTTCTGGATCAGACGGCTGATGGGGTGGCCCTGCTCGGGCGGGAATGAGGTCTGGCCGGCATGGACGGGAGGGTGTTGAATAGGTTCGGGCGGAGGGAGGTCGATGGGTGGCGC of the Penicillium psychrofluorescens genome assembly, chromosome: 1 genome contains:
- a CDS encoding uncharacterized protein (ID:PFLUO_001514-T1.cds;~source:funannotate), translated to MSTTIEKIKEVESEMARTQKNKNTSFHLGQLKAKLAKLKRELLTPTSSGGGGGAGFDVARTGVASVGFIGFPSVGKSTLMSRLTGQHSEAAAYEFTTLTTVPGQVMYNGAKIQILDLPGIIQGAKDGKGRGRQVIAVAKTCNLIFIVLDVNKPLVDKRVIENELEGFGIRINKSPPNILFKKKDKGGIAITSTVPLTNITPEEIKAVMNEYKISSADISIRCDATIDDLIDILEAKSRSYIPVVYALNKIDSISIEELDLIYRIPNACPISSEHGWNVDELMEMMWEKLQLRRIYTKPKGRAPDYSAPVVLRSNACTVEDFCNSIHRTIKDQFKQAIVYGRSVKHQPQRVGLSHELGDEDIGA
- a CDS encoding uncharacterized protein (ID:PFLUO_001515-T1.cds;~source:funannotate), translated to MPFIDSNPSSPSGATKDGVSFEKLVQDLSAALGSSSGLDSDDVDPVDIQKLMDGYVSNEAEWGPYALGDISRTYTRNLIDEGNGKSNLILKGKLQETLYSWPDKEKIEHGQTSPPQITKETNFGENQVTYMSDKLGLHRISNPDPDNFAISLHLYTPPNAAIHGFCLYDEKTGKAKHIKQSNFYSFRGLRYKDENGA
- a CDS encoding uncharacterized protein (ID:PFLUO_001516-T1.cds;~source:funannotate), with amino-acid sequence MSKDTELFQPPPSYPEAPRNMYYQVPVTRPEPQKLAQLFPWEGRAPKPTRVFAEESPRPEVSSSNPVPELGTGSTRSAMEPSLSPQSATQASESWGSYTRSNAWDEDPDIQRYMQSMQQARRGSTQVISGSGSSPPTTATDHIPVPASSRPSIKLTDFPTEVERPSLPVTPAPIRRSFFGEEDEDDGDTGMALPNAEGVPNQEDWNPLVRLEELRRRQSEVLADPEHSLSGLVAWASRADQAGAGPEGGRRSEADDGGK
- a CDS encoding uncharacterized protein (ID:PFLUO_001517-T1.cds;~source:funannotate) — translated: MVLAHSLRDNGTKAKLVALFTPSTLQEATVNELRTVYDELVPVHSIANSTPANLWLMDRPDLITTFTKIELWRLTQYRHIVYIDCDVVAMRAPDELLSLEANFAAAPDVGWPDCFNSGVMALRPNLQDYYALKALAERGISFDGADQGLLNMHFKNWHRLSFTYNCTPSANYQYIPAYKHFQSTISLIHFIGAQKPWTLPRQVAPLESPYNQLLAHWWGIYDKHYRPPFVSLAAVMCLLRRCGQAPDQSRELAVLQADLLYFGMSGQSHIRFILQMSPPVFITKPLETAQPR
- a CDS encoding uncharacterized protein (ID:PFLUO_001518-T1.cds;~source:funannotate), which produces MGSFVTRSLTWAAALAYGFFTVVLYGCIAIKQGTFFQRASEKEKLELELARDRLWNLSKDWSGLSHHMITLRSSFKFHFVSNDTPATPAALKSSKPLVILVHGFPDSWAVWRQLISSPSLQKTATLVAIDLPGYGGTDDLDTYSATNVYEKVTELIVALRVQYGVDQGEESNKKKVIVVGHDWGCLVSMRLAAEAPSLAHRFILTNGPLVHLAESNIRRLLSSSLKMFKTALRSPLQSRTPLVQAFRSLGPLFRQLVLSGYIFAFQLPFPIVEYFMLGGNYSLMKGIHKASTGNAELTSVDAAESMASGMGPSAAESRTETASGDTYPATLRDKHVYTALNHKVSYYRDGAAIQRWQKSLETITSLHSLGGGHDLRRTSSGTGLFDEEAPGVLQASSTIIWGQKDIALDPHICLDGIADYLVTGSQVVMLPESGHWTPVETESRAAIEKAIEWAALGEKQDVGVAIQAAYPSAKVTVRR
- a CDS encoding uncharacterized protein (ID:PFLUO_001519-T1.cds;~source:funannotate) — its product is MRKQRLVFLLTIVVLVCFTFVLLRPSQPSAPPIDLPPPEPIQHPPVHAGQTSFPPEQGHPISRLIQNAQQSFDDVRFHQSKTLAEAVKEYERRYKMHPPPHFDKWFEFAKSKGVQLVDEFDSIYHSLLPFWGLPPGTIRARAREALGFDNAVIGVLIRDGKVSFTDGGGDDRKWQRDTTVGMMAQFVKYLPDMDLVFNMHDEPRVVIPTEDLQRLVQKAKDQVIPAAFTSTSPTNSWSTRASDLNKGDRIDEVRTTRFNRFAHQPTWTHSRNSCPADSPARSLEEDPMDEVGSYAHGELGFIYNTTAFSDICHTPSLRNTYGFFDRPNAFDIVHDLFPIFSQSKISSFQDILYPSPWYFADKVSYEERKDIAWEAKSDRMYWRGSTTGGFSRAGGWRRQHRQQFVDTISPFGSAKILARQEGNQWASQEVSRDTYRDLFDVKFTFVGQCDPEDCHAQTEYFDIVKAAGQQDAWAYKFLVDVDGNAFSGRFYAFLLSNSFVYKIAIFREWHDEWLKPWVHYVPLSLKGDEYVESMRYFAQEDDGKRAAPQIATQGQRWAQQVLRKEDLEVWFFRLLLE